A single region of the Streptomyces sp. NBC_01381 genome encodes:
- a CDS encoding metallophosphoesterase: MNQVPENTPKLYAISDLHVAYDDNRKFLESLRPQTDEDWLIVAGDTAERLADVEWALRTLTDRFAKVVWTPGNHELWTHPSDPVKLRGEARYRHIVELCRELGAATPEDPYPVWHGAGGPATVAPLFLLYDYTFRPEGTHTKEKALEAAHAAGVVCTDEVLLHPDPYQGLDDWCRARVAYTEERLSQRTPGLPTVLINHWPLVRDPTRILHYPEFALWCGTELTADWHVKYEAAAVVYGHLHIPRTTWHDGVRFQEVSVGYPREWRRDRHPAPRLRQILPEPDDGA, translated from the coding sequence GTGAATCAAGTACCGGAGAACACACCAAAGTTGTACGCCATCAGTGATCTGCACGTGGCGTACGACGACAACCGGAAGTTCCTCGAATCGCTGCGCCCGCAGACCGACGAGGACTGGCTGATCGTCGCCGGGGACACCGCCGAGCGCCTCGCCGACGTCGAATGGGCGCTGCGCACCCTCACCGACCGGTTCGCCAAAGTGGTGTGGACGCCGGGGAACCACGAGCTGTGGACGCACCCCAGCGACCCGGTCAAGCTGCGCGGCGAGGCCCGCTACCGCCATATCGTCGAACTCTGCCGCGAGTTGGGCGCCGCGACCCCCGAGGACCCTTACCCCGTGTGGCACGGCGCCGGCGGCCCGGCCACGGTGGCCCCCCTCTTCCTCCTCTACGACTACACCTTCCGCCCCGAAGGCACCCACACCAAAGAGAAGGCCTTGGAGGCCGCCCACGCGGCGGGCGTCGTCTGCACCGACGAGGTGCTGCTGCACCCCGACCCCTACCAGGGCCTCGACGACTGGTGCCGCGCCCGCGTGGCGTACACCGAGGAACGCCTGTCCCAGCGGACCCCCGGCCTCCCCACGGTCCTGATCAACCACTGGCCCCTGGTACGCGACCCCACGCGGATCCTGCACTACCCGGAGTTCGCCCTGTGGTGCGGCACCGAACTGACCGCGGACTGGCACGTGAAGTACGAGGCGGCGGCCGTGGTCTACGGCCACCTCCACATCCCCCGCACCACGTGGCACGACGGCGTCCGCTTCCAGGAGGTCTCGGTCGGCTACCCACGCGAATGGCGCCGCGACCGCCACCCCGCCCCGAGACTCCGCCAGATCCTGCCGGAGCCGGACGACGGCGCGTGA